DNA from Dreissena polymorpha isolate Duluth1 unplaced genomic scaffold, UMN_Dpol_1.0 chrUn010, whole genome shotgun sequence:
atatgttgtttttgtttgtattgaaaatttGTACTTTTGAAAAATAGGACAACAATATCAAAGAGATAGTAATAAAatgaatagtagtagtagtagtagtagtagtagtagtagtagtagtagtagtagtagaagaagtagtagtaatagtagtagtagtagtagtagtagtagtagtagtagtagtagtagttgtagtagtagtagttgtagtagtagtagtagtagtagtagtagtagtagtagtagtagtagtagtagtagcagtagcagtagcagtagtagagtagtagtagaagtactagtagtagtagtagtagtagtagtagtagtagtagtatcagtagtagtagtagaagtagaagtagtagtagtagtagtagtagtagcagtagttgttgtagtagtagtagtagtagtagtagtagtagtagtagtagtagtagtagtagtagtaacagcagtagtagtagttgctgtagtagttatagtagcagtatagtagaagtagtagttctagtagttgcagtagtagtagtactagtagtagtagtagtagcagtagaagtagtggcagtagtagtagtagtagtagtagagtagtagtagaagtagtagtagtagtagtagtagtagcagtagcagtagtagcggtagtagtagtagtagtagtactagtagcagtagtagtagtagtagtagtagtagtagtagtagtagtagtagtagtagctgtagaagtagtagtagtagtagtagtagtagtagtagtagagtagtagtagtagtactagtagtagtagtagtagcagcagcagcaacaacagtactagtagaagtagtagtagtactagtagtagtagtagtagtagtagtagtagtagaagtagtagtagtagtagtagtagtagtataagtagtactagaagtagaagaagacaaactagaagtagtagaagcagcagcagaataagtagtagaagcagtagttgaagatgaatatgttgtttttgtttctattGAAAATTTGTACTTTTGAAAAGTAGGACAACAATATCAAAGAGATAGTAATAAAATGAATGTTACCTTCGGTTAAATATATCTGGAGACTTTTTTTAACCTCAGGCCTCGTTGTGGGTTCGTTTCCATGGTGAATAGTCTACGTAATGACTTCAGCAACCTTATGTTCCCAGACGCCATTTATGGTTGTGTAGAAAAACGTTCCATCATCGCTCCAGTGGATGGTATTGACCTgaagataaaacaaatattagaaaTCCATTCCTTTAACTGACATTCGACAGAAAAGATTGGGTAGAATAACTGTTTGTCTCATAATGTAGTTACGACGAAtaatgataaaattaaatataaatcaccCAATTGTTTAATGTTTCCAAGGGCAACACGATATTCAATAAGTCAGGGGTTGAGAGACAGATCGACGAACGGTCGAAGCAACACGAGTTGGATCAATACACAGGAAGCGGTCATGCAATTTGCTTCAAGATGCCATCTCAAACGAAGTGTTGCTCCGACGGTTATCCTGGTTTATATGTCAAAAACTAGTCTAAAAATTACTACTAATCTGGCAATAACCTTCACTTGTGTTTCTTTTAACATCATGTGGTGTCCGCATAAAGACGTCATGTACAAGTCTAAACATTACAACATATCCGGCACTAACCTTCACTTGTGTGTCTTTTAACATCATGTGGTGTCCGCAATTTTTAAATTAACGAAGTCAGCAGAAACATTCAGAATTATTTTTTCTGTCATAAAAGCTTTATAATCTTCTTAAttccaataataataattaataattaacaaatcgatttgttaaatacatttatatggcCGAAGTGCTAGTATTCTTTTTAGCATTGACTTTATTTTATGACACACatggaaatgtatataagtgaACTTGTTATGCAGATTGTGGCCAAGGCAGTTGCGGACCAGCCTGCGCAATTGCACGGTCTGGACGGAAACTACGCTGTTCGCTATGAagttatgcaaggttttgtggtccgATCAGCGGTCTGGGTAGCCCCTGTCCAGACTGCGCGATTGTGGCTATCAAATGAAGCGCCTCAGAAGATCCCTTCTGATCGCGTTCTTGGGGAGATTTGTCGTAAATCAACCATATCCAGTATTATGCATTCTAACCCGCTCGTCCAGCGTGAAGGTGGCGACCCTAGAGCACGTGACTTTGTTCCACAGGAAGATGCAGTTCTCTTCCGCATGCGAGCCATACGTCAGGAAGTAGGGCGTGACGCCACTTAGCGCTAACGTCACCGACGTCTTGTGGCCTGTCAACCGGTGCAGTAGCTTGCCTGGTTTTATTGATGGATATTGctaaatatttgcatttattagAATACACACGCTTCATCAATTTATCGATCTCTGCCTTCCCGTACAGttgacaatattgataacaaTTGTCCAAGGCAGGAAATATATTTTGAAAGGTTTAATATAATCTATACATTTTGTTCTGAAAATGTGATTTGGAGTGGCTGAATATAATCTATACATTCTCTTCTAACTGCAAGCACcttttaaaattacaattttttcaatttatgaaTCCCTTTGAGACATCAGGGTTAGTGCCTTTACTCCACATACAGAAATGGTTTTATAAAGAGAGCAATGATTAAAGAAAGAATGTTTCGACCAAAAGGTTTCATATTTATTACTCTTGTACCAAAACACCCTGCAACTGCGTTTGTGTTAAATTTCGTCTAGTACTGTAAAATCGTATTTCTAAATTGTacgatttataataaaatatttctcaTTTGaaccttaaacaaaataaactagCGAAACGTAAATTCATCTGTCATAATATTGAATTTTGCGGAATCTTGGTTTCAAGTTCATGATAACACTAACCTGATTTGACGTCGTACACTCGGACAACATTGTCGAAGCACGTGGTCACGATTTGGTTGTCGTCAAGAAGATAACACCCTTCCATGCTCGTACTTCCGTTGCTTTTAACTTTCTCGTACTGCATCTGTGTCTCTGTGTCGCACAGCTAATATATTTCCTTATCTGCAACATAAAATAGAGTCTCGTTCTgataaaatggggcttaattcatatgcgtaaagtgtcgtccctgattaacatgcGCTGTCCGCACAGGAAATGGAAGGATGGATGTGTTAAAAAAAAGTCTGGGATATCACTTAACGCTTTTGTGGAATGATTCGTTTATAGGAGGTcacttcttaacgaaaatctagtctcgcggaaagtgtcgtccctgattagcctgtgcggaatggaTATACATATAGTACAGTTTTCACAGAGCTCATTAGATAAGCACCGTTATGTCAATCTAAAATAAAGAATCTGACACGAGTTGTTAtttaatactatattttataCAACGAGTTGGTGAAAAGCGAGCTTTTGTATGTGAAATTCAAATATACAGGTACTTATTCGATATATtaatacacggccgttaatcacgggcgccaccttttttgtgatgcattaataaatgGGCCAGTgatacttccgaggtggcgctaaggactggatgttttgaaatttcacgcTCGTCGATAAAGAAACATATTTGTTAGCGAAATGGGACAAACAGCCTACTGTGTTCAATGTCCCAGCAGAATAGATGATCTACATTGTCTGAACGCTGCTCGCCTGATTCCAAGCCTTTATCTGCGCTGAACAACAAGCGCGTGCTGTCTCTGGTAAACAACATGTAGGAGGCGAAGTAGTCACCATACCGGGCGCCTGAAACCATGGCGGAACATATAAATGTGGGTTTCACCCATGTGCGTAGATGGTCGTTTCTTATTAGCCTGGGTTGCACTCACCGTCTTTATGGAATTTTCGTTAAAGGAAGTAACCTCTAAACCAAAATCCATTCTAGGCGGaatgtgtcttccctgattagcctgtatggattGCAAAAGCTAATTCGAGACGACATAAGCTTTACTATAAGCTGTAAGGCAATCATAGCTCTGACAGCGTAGAAACAAACTGTCTAAGAAGCAAAAAGTACAAATTAGCGACAAGGGAGCAACTATGTGTTAATagaaattaaatatatgtttgaatAAAACTGAACTTCTTCAACAGATTTACAGGAAGAAAAAGACTCGTTGGTATATACCATAGTATTAGGTGCATACTTCATAGTCGATGGGTCGATTACATTTTAATAAGTCTCATTTCCTACGTTAACCTAAAGATAGATTTTACAATACATGCCGCGGAACTCAAATGTAGGTTTAATCATGAAAGTTAAGATAAAGTCGCCTCTCCTGTACGTACTGTTTGAGATCTCATACATGCGAGAGTAAGTGACAAGGTCCATCAACACTATGGGTCCCTCGTCCACGCCCACTGCGACCAGCGTACCCGGATCATTCACCTGTAAAACATCGATATGAGCCTTATTCTGGGTAAACGGGGCATAAGGCATGAACGTAAAGTGTAGGctcagattagtatgtgcagccCGCAGTCCCGTTAAAGTATAGgcttagataagcatgtgcagtccggtTAAAGTATAGGctcagattagtatgtgcagtctgcagtccCGTTAAAGTATaggctcagattagcatgtgcagtccgcagtcccgtAAAAGTATATGCTCAGAttagctgtgcagtccgcagtcccgtAATAGTATAGgcttagattagcatgtgcagtccgaagTCCCGTAAAAGTATAGGctcagattagtatgtgcagtccgcagtcccgtTAAAGTATaggctcagattagcatgtgcagtccgcagtcccgtAAAAGTATaggctcagattagcatgtgcagtccgcagtcccgtAAAAGTATAGgcttagattagcatgtgcagtccgaagTCCCGTAAAAGTATAGGctcagattagtatgtgcagtccgcagtcccaTTAAAGTATaggctcagattagcatgtgcagtcccgTAAAAGTATGggctcagattagcatgtgcagtccgcagtcccgtTAAAGTATaggctcagattagcatgtgcagtccgcagtcccgtTAAAGTATAGgctcagattagcatgtacagtccacAGTCCCGTAAAAGTATAGgcttagattagcatgtgcagtccgaagTCCCGTAAAAGTATAGgcttagattagcatgtgcagtccgcagtcccgtAATAGTATAGGctttgataagcatgtgcagtccgcagttcCGTAAAAGTATAtgctcagattagcatgtgcagtctgcattccCGTCATAGTACAGTCttagattagcatatgcagtccgcagTCCCGTAATAGTATAGGGTCAagttagtatgtgcagtccgcagtcccgtAAAAGTATaggctcagattagcatgtgcagtccgcattccCGTCATAGTATAGGCttagattagcatatgcagtccgcagTCCCGTAAAAGTATAGGctcagattagtatgtgcagtccgcagtcccgtAAAAGTATAGgatcagattagcatgtgcagtccgcattctCGTCATAGTATaggctcagattagcatgtgcagtctgcattccCGTCATAGTATaggctcagattagcatgtgcagtccgcagtcccgtAAAAGCATaggctcagattagcatgtgcagtccgcattccCGTCATAGTATaggctcagattagcatgtgcagtccgcattccCGTCATAGTATAgactcagattagcatgtgcagtccgcattccCGTCATAGTATAGGttcagataagcatgtgcagtccgcattccCGTCATAGTATAGGctcagattagtatgtgcagtccgcagtcccgtCATAGTATaggctcagattagcatgtgcagtccgcagtcccgtCATAGTATAGGCTCAGATTAGCATGCGAAGTCCGAGCTCCTAGTCAGAGACGAAGCGTTCtactttttattacatttttcgttaaaaggatgTAAAGGATgcgaaaaatccagttgaggcggataGTGTACtctctgataagcctatgcggactgtacatgcttatctgggacgacacttttcgcacatgcataatgcccaattttctcagaacgcgactcatataaataGGGAAAACTTGAAAGATCTTCCATGAAACTGCATGGCTCATAAGTTTGGTGTTTGTCATGTAAAATTGTTGAGAGGTCCAATACGAGGTTTGTTTAAACATGCCCTGAGTCTTTAAGggaatatgggaggacactttacgcacatgccttaagcccagtttttgcagaaTTAGGCTTAACTAATTTTTTCACCGTTTGCAACAGTATAAAAGTTATATCTTATTGGCCAGTAAACATACACTTTTCCTTGGCGGGCTGATTTCATATTTAAGCACTAATGCTTTTATCGGAACTTACAACTGCCCTTCTTGAAATAGAGGTAAGGTGAGAATGGCCGTATATATGTGAACACAACACGCGGACATCAGTTGggaatgtaaaataaattaaacaagagggccttaaaggcccaaagtcgctcacctgaaattCAAAGGAActaacctgttctgtgcagctcaagatgtcattagaataaaatgttcttaccaactttcatgactagtgaacaccccggcagccacgtttttcaacataccagaaccattttcatacacatcacaaaatatcatttaaacagaTATACTgacacagtttcatgaagattcataagtccatagaaggaaaaatgccccgcccactggttgccatgtttttcaagcaactggaaccattttcgaatttgtccaagatatcattgggacaaatcttctgacaaagtttcatgatgatggtacaataaatatggcttctagagtgttaacaatgttttactatggccatataaggcaatatgccacgcccccttggcggccatgtttttcatccgaccggaaccattttcgaactcgtccacgatatcattgggacaaatcgtctaaccaagtttcatgatgagcgGACAATaaagtgttaataaggttttactaaagcaatatatagccatattaggagaaatgccccgacccctagtggccatgtttttaaagcgaCCGAAAtctttttcgaactcatccaagatatcattgggacaaatcttctgaccaagtttcatgaagataggaaaataaatgtggcctctagagtgttaataaggttttgctatagccatataaggaaaaatgccccgcccctggcggccatgttttcaaccaaccggcatcatttttgtacttgtccaagatattattgagatgaatcttctaaccaagtttcgtgaagatcggacaataaatgtggcctctggagtgttaacaagatattactatagccataattttatatagccatataaggaaaaatgccccgccccttggcagcaatgtttttcaagcaaatgtaaccattttcaaactcatccaagatatcattgagactaatcttctgaccaaatttcatgaagattggacaatacatgtggcctctagagtgttaacaaggttttactaaagccatatatacccatataaggaaaaatgccccgtaacctggtggccatgtcttttaagcaaccgaaactatttttgaaatcatccaagatatcattgggacaaatcttctgaccaagtttcatgaaaatcgtaaaataaatgtggcatctagagtgttaacaaggttttactatagccatataaggaacgcggccatgtttttcaaccaaccagcatcattttttaactcttccaagatattattggaatgaatcttctgaccaagtttcatgaagatagtacaataatgtggcctcaagagtgttaaaaaggttttagcaagggagttaactattagaaagtatgcatgtacatgttatctttctttaacagactgttcatatgttttcactatatacatatagagaaaactgtcccacccctggcggccatgttttccacccatcatgaccattttcgaactcgtccaagatatctttaaaatcgatgtttagaaaaaaaatatgacgattaggcaataaatgtgacttctagagtgtataCAAGCTTATTTCAAACTCGactgtcatatccagaaaacacatgttctgatcaaatttaatgaagattggaccaaaaatgtgacttctagaatgttcacatgcttttactatatgcatatagagaaaactgccgatctggaccattttcgaactgatcagagatatcaatgaaaccaatgttttgagcaagtttcatgatgatcgggcgacctcttgagtgttcacaaggtttctctatagccatataaggaatactgctccgccccctgggggccatgtttttcaacggaccggaaccatttttgaacatttagacaaacattttgacaaagttacatgaagattgggcatcaaatgtgacttctacagtgtttacaaagatttcctttttttttactagtgacctagttttttacccagcatgacccagtttcgaactcggtcaaGGTATGAAtatgacaaatgttctgaccaagtttcatgaagatcggacaataaatgtggcctatagtgtttacaaggcaaatgttgacgctgcacgacggatgacggacaaaaggcgatcacaaaagctcaccatgagcacgttgtgctcaggtgagctaagaacaaaatgcaaataatttgtaCGATGTTTAGTGCTTGCTGCTACACTTGTACATGTGGCCTATTACATAATATGGATAAAGGTATACAATCTTACCACAACATCGTTAATATCCGTTGTGTATCCAGTTTTTATTATGGCGTCAACGCAGCCGTTTGTGATGTTGTACAGTTTCACGTTCTTGCCACCACGTGACGTCACGAGGAGTTCTACAATGGAAGAATAACGTCATTGATTAAGTGGGCAGAACGGTTACTTGCAATAACATTACAATTCGCAAAATGTtcagaaaacataaataatgattttcATGTATAAGCTACGATGAATAGTTATAGGATACTTTTACcgaaatatttacttatttacaaAACGAGTTTTGTCAATCTCAAGGggcaatacaaatatttaacctAATGTTTGACATGTTAATGCGTGAGGGAGAGGGGGGAACAATATGTTGTCCCGAAATTTGTGCTTTAACTTTTCTTTAACAACTTTGTGCATCGCGTTTAATCGTTCACAGTTGAGAGACCTTAATCTGTACCTAGATTATTGTAAAGACTTCCATTTGTGCTGCGAGGATTTATGGAAGAATAATGGCCCAGTCTGTTTTTTCCGTTATAAATTATAGTCGCATTTGGTTTGTGTGTTCAAATCCTTTGTATGGGTGGAATTAGCTCAAACAATAACAGTTTGATAACGCGTAGATGATCTAAAGTTATTTGTGATGAGACGAATAATGTCCCCTTTTCTTCTGTTCAACTTGATAGCATATGGTCCATTAGTATAATGttttgaatttctttttaaatactgGGTGGATCTCGCAAAAAATGTTACCGTATTGTGTAAATGATCATCACGAAAAGAAATATTGGCTCAGACAGGATTTGACAGAATTGTGTCCCTTTGTCAGTTTATCcactatcaaaatatattgtCCCAATGTTTTGTGGTTTTATCTTCTCTTTAACTACTGATTCAATCTCGCTAAAACTGTCACAGTTGATTAACATTAAGGGTAGATGATATCAAATGATGAAATGGTTACTGCAACCAGTTATGGCTTAATAATGCAGAGGAGGTATTTATGTGATAGTAAAGATGGCGACGTCGATGCCGAGGCATGtatatttttcgccgtttttatcctttattttttgtaataacttTGTTAAATGCCGCTAACTATCAAGCCATGTAGGTAAgatactagcgtttatttcgtattaaaattcgctctatatctcgactttactcgctgcgaaatttctaagcgggatgaccgaattacagctccactaagaaaattcgcggggagttaagtcgagataCAAACCAAAATTTAATAcgaaatatttttattgatatggcttgaaagtgaCCGTCATTAAAAAATTtcacaaaagtaataaaggggaTAAACACGGCGAAAAATAAAGttttcggcatggacgtcgccatgtACTGGTTATTTGTCTTTGTGTCTACTGTAAAATATATACTGGCATTGTCCTGTGAGTTTAAACATGGTTGTGGGGGCATCGATGTGtatgtgacacatttctagtttacaACAATCATGAAATGAGGTATGTAATCACCTACTTAAGCTCTGTTGAATCTGCTGAATTTAACCGTGCAATAGGTGGAATgcacatatattaaaattaatatctcTGTAACTGTtattgaaaacattaaaataaaacaaatataaaataaataaataaaataaatatatataaggaaaGTAATGGAAAAGTCTCTCGAATCTGACAGAATTTTGTGTTGTGGTGCGAAATCCTAAACACCTGTTGTGGCGTCAAGATGTTGCATTATGTAGCAGACCTGTTAGCTCACTTGTAAGAAACATTGGTTTTAGATTCGAGGAACtccggactggctgcacaatgATTCAACCCACAGAAGTTCCTATTTATTTTTGGACGTTAATTATTCACAAGTGAGGTATTCCAGCATGGTAAAACTCGCATGACGGTAGTTGCAATATTCTGAAAAATGGCGCCTCCTGTTAAACATaaattgagcctcgttctagaaaaacaggacttaatgtaCGTGCATAAAGTGACGTACAAGATTAGCATGAGAAGTCCGCACacgctcatcagggacgacactttccgcttgtatggtatttttcttaAAAGAGAAAGTATTGTagtagcgaaaatccagttgacGGGTTTAGTGTCgtcgaattgcacaggctaaactgggacgacacttcctgaaaatgcattaagtcccgctttcccagaacgaggctcaacaTCGTCCAGTTATACGTACGCTTCCGTTTGGTCACGATGCAGACTCTCTTTCTCGAGACAATACCCGGAAACACGACACAGACGTCCATCATTTCAAGGTCGAACATGTGCAACTTCCAGTTTATTTCCATGACCACTGATCTGTCTTCTGCTTCGTAAAACAATACGTTTGTATTGCCGATCACCTCCTGTTGTGGATAATGATTGCAAATATGTTTAACTATATGACTGCCAGATAAATCATTAACGTATCTTCCGGATTGAATAACTTTCAGGGAATAcaacatacatttgtatttcaagAATACAGACGAattaaaagcaataaaaatatTTGCCTAATTGAActcaataattaatttattaaaaaaaaaaatattcatgtataatTTATATGTCAGGGTACCGAACTTAAGCGGAATTGGTGAAAATATGTTTtgcggcccggttagctcagtcgggagagcattcGCCCTGTAAGCGAGATGTCCCAGGTTCGAGTACCGGACTGGCCgcacacttttcaccacccggcgacaTATATAAGCCTCGTTTTGTCAAAAACGGGGCAATTCATGTTTGTTATGTGTAATCCCATAAttggcctgttcagtccgcacaggctaatctggaaagactcTCAAACATTGAGCAaagttttaccagaacgaggctcatatatttaAATGCTGTCGAAATTAATTGAAGCCaattaaagaaatacaaaaaaagtaAGCAAAGAGCAAAATGAAACCCATCGACTTACTAGTTCAAGGAGTGCGCTGTATTTCAGTTTGCCGACATCATACACGCCAACGACGGTGGTTGGCGAGTCCTTTTCCGCCTTGCCGGTCACGAACAGTGCCTCCTGGTGGCCAAGCAGAAAACACTTCCTTTGTAGAAAGACATTTTGAGgctaattaaagaataattgttatttttcttaaggatttccattgttgttgttttttctcaatagATAGTCCATTAAAAGAATTTTCTTCTGCGCACACAGTCCAAGCTGTTGTTCTATTGAATAGTATGTGTAACATTTAacgtatatatatttgtattaatataatgaaaatgtacatttcgtttaaaaaaatacaaaaactgtTGTACTTTATTTCAGTCGTGAATAAACAGAATGCAAAACACTTGCTCAAAAAGACAAtgcgaacatattttttaatatttattattaatgaagTTTAAATCGACTCAAAGCCGACAATGAAACACTGCTAAATCGTTGCAGACCTAAAACtaagttaaatgaaattatatataaGACACGTGCGAAAAGTGTCGcacaattagcctgtgcatcccacacaggctaataagggaagatacttttcgctttaatggaattgttCGTTAAAAAGTAGTCTCTAAATGAAAATTCAATCTAGTCGtgatgtgtcgtccctgattagcctgaacgGACTGCATGGGCTTATATGTGACGATACTGATGCACTAGACCCCTTTTAAGAGAGCACggcttatatatattttttaaagaatgctAGTTATGAGATGTGTTTTATTGGTGCCAGTGTCTTGGCCTCATTTCGATCTGTGGTCTTCTTTTTGTCCCTGGATCGATCCCATACCCTAAGGTTGCTGTCTTCTGCAATCGTTACCACTGTTACCATGTCAACGGTGCTTGCGCCGGTAGTCAATTTTGTGTTCAAGACGATCTTCCTCCTACAGCGAAGAGCATCGAACGAAGCCGTGAAAATATGTCACATCATGAACTCtaaatcacaggagtttgaaattccataaagctaatctaatggctaaataaaaaaatacccctatatacatacatgccatacgtcccggattgtccgggacagtcccggaaatgaagaacttgtcccgctgtcccggaaatctgtcaaatgtcccggaatttacaaaatccatatatacatgtaccttatgttaggcttaactgcacctcaatctgtgtatatctgcagcgtctccatgacaatgcctacccgaataggcagactacgctacgtgtcaaaatcgatcaattaacaggggtcctgttatcatatctaTTGTCTCActttcgcggtcaaaccgaaaaggcggcattgtttaatgtggttgttaattgactttaatttactacgtcattatttcccactgggtaagggcaaaggatagttgttcacacatctgaagttcaacatcgctgagtaaaaaattaaaagcactTTATgatcgcacgtttaaccgacaaagaagttgagtaaaaaagtaagcatataaaaacgtcatcctcactaggtttattatagTATTGTTCTAAAACCCCCAGTAAACAgaacgttaaaaataataagtgaatttgaattgcgttcgccATGTCAAAACGCCCAGCAGATTCGTCCACTTATCCCAGCAGCAAAAAAGTGAAACGCTTATGTAAGTTTCAAGACAAGTGGACGACtgacgcagtgacgtcaccatctatgtttagaacgcttacacctaaaacacgtggcttgtatctagtaacggaagtagtaatgtttaatttgacgttaatagataagtgtatttcggataggctttcaaacttttgcaattaacgatgcgaaacacaaaaaaacgtaccaaaaatgcatatgtctataaatatcgctacattttatacatgtcccagaaaatcggcaaaagtc
Protein-coding regions in this window:
- the LOC127863497 gene encoding uncharacterized protein LOC127863497, with the protein product MEGCYLLDDNQIVTTCFDNVVRVYDVKSGKLLHRLTGHKTSVTLALSGVTPYFLTYGSHAEENCIFLWNKVTCSRVATFTLDERVNTIHWSDDGTFFYTTINGVWEHKVAEVIT